One part of the Sphingobium yanoikuyae genome encodes these proteins:
- a CDS encoding pyrroline-5-carboxylate reductase family protein, with translation MTIACWPDHLFLVGCGNMAGQMLTRWLACGLDPARVTVLRPSGKPVAHGVTVVTAYPAALPAGTTVLLGMKPYQIADVAAGLAPLLTAETRLVSILAGTPIADLRRHFPAPRDVVCAMPNLPVGLGEGVVALYTDAATDAAAKADIAALIAPLGLAEWMGDEALFNQVTALSGCGPAFLFRFIDALSRAGEALGIPADQAARMALATVQGSANMAARASVSPATLADQVASPGGMTRQGLNVLDADNRLLDLLTDTLVAARDRGAAMARGE, from the coding sequence ATGACCATTGCCTGCTGGCCCGATCATCTTTTCCTTGTCGGCTGCGGCAATATGGCGGGGCAGATGCTGACCCGCTGGCTGGCGTGCGGCCTCGACCCCGCCCGCGTCACCGTGCTGCGGCCGAGCGGCAAGCCGGTGGCGCACGGCGTGACCGTCGTCACCGCCTATCCCGCGGCGCTGCCGGCCGGCACGACCGTGCTGCTGGGCATGAAGCCCTACCAGATTGCCGATGTCGCGGCCGGGCTTGCGCCACTGCTGACGGCGGAGACGCGGCTGGTGTCGATCCTGGCGGGAACACCGATTGCAGACCTGCGCCGGCATTTCCCGGCGCCGCGCGATGTCGTCTGCGCCATGCCCAACCTGCCGGTCGGGCTGGGCGAGGGCGTGGTGGCGCTCTACACTGATGCGGCCACTGATGCGGCGGCCAAGGCCGACATTGCCGCGCTGATCGCGCCGCTGGGCCTAGCCGAATGGATGGGTGACGAAGCCCTGTTCAATCAGGTGACGGCCCTGTCGGGCTGCGGTCCGGCCTTCCTGTTCCGCTTCATCGATGCGTTGTCGCGCGCCGGCGAGGCGCTGGGCATTCCTGCCGATCAGGCCGCACGCATGGCGCTGGCCACGGTGCAGGGATCGGCGAACATGGCGGCGCGCGCCAGCGTCAGTCCGGCCACCCTGGCGGATCAGGTCGCCAGCCCCGGCGGCATGACGCGCCAGGGCCTCAATGTGCTGGACGCCGACAATCGCCTGCTCGACCTTTTGACCGACACGCTGGTCGCGGCGCGCGACCGGGGTGCGGCGATGGCGCGGGGCGAATAG
- a CDS encoding asparaginase domain-containing protein translates to MLSPETPILLLTTGGTIDKVYFDALSDYQVGETVMAKLLQVARVKRPFRIEEITRKDSLELDDTDRALIAARVAAAREKHIVITHGTDTMTETAKLLQDIPGKTVVLVGALAPARFGESDASFNLGMAFATAQVAEPGVYITMSGSVFRADKVVKDRAKGAFVPTGE, encoded by the coding sequence ATGCTGTCCCCCGAAACCCCCATCCTGCTGCTCACCACCGGTGGCACGATCGACAAGGTCTATTTCGACGCCCTGTCCGACTATCAGGTCGGCGAGACGGTGATGGCCAAGCTGTTGCAGGTGGCACGGGTCAAGCGGCCCTTCCGCATCGAGGAAATCACCCGCAAGGACAGTCTGGAACTGGACGACACGGATCGTGCGCTGATCGCCGCCCGCGTTGCCGCTGCGCGCGAGAAGCATATCGTCATCACCCATGGCACCGATACCATGACCGAGACGGCCAAGCTGTTGCAGGATATTCCCGGCAAGACCGTCGTGCTGGTCGGTGCGCTGGCCCCGGCGCGCTTTGGCGAGAGCGATGCGAGCTTCAACCTTGGCATGGCCTTTGCCACCGCGCAGGTCGCCGAGCCGGGCGTCTATATCACCATGAGCGGATCGGTGTTCCGCGCCGACAAGGTGGTCAAGGACCGCGCCAAGGGCGCCTTTGTCCCGACCGGCGAGTAA
- a CDS encoding pyridoxal phosphate-dependent aminotransferase: MNDQDDAQQDLIQRGYSRRDAARILGVLGAGVAVATAGTPVWAQRNDGPEEGNFPKVRIGSNECWTGPFPVAQAAAAKIVSHANFYHPGTEVTDFKKTLATIEGVPVDHVLPWPGSSDPLSRIVVAFCSPQKGLVTADVSYEQPWGTAEWAGAKVTKVPLTPDYRHDVKAMLAANPDAGLYYICSPNNPTGTLTPVADIEWLVANKPAGSIVLVDEAYLHFSHGQSAAPLVAQGKDVIVLRTFSKLFGMAGMRLGATIARPDLHGRMMRYDGKRMSTNLPLPSVVCGTVALTQKALIEQRRAEMIAARDFTFAHLTKRGVKFIPSDANMFMVDWGKPAAGVQAQFLAAGVGIGRNWAPWPTMSRVTVGSMADMQAFCAALDKIMV, from the coding sequence ATGAACGACCAGGATGACGCGCAACAGGATTTGATCCAGCGCGGCTATTCGCGCCGCGACGCCGCCCGCATATTGGGCGTGCTGGGCGCGGGCGTGGCGGTCGCCACCGCCGGCACCCCGGTCTGGGCGCAGCGCAATGACGGCCCCGAAGAAGGCAATTTCCCCAAGGTGCGGATCGGCTCCAACGAATGCTGGACCGGCCCCTTCCCCGTCGCCCAGGCCGCCGCGGCGAAGATCGTCTCACACGCCAATTTCTATCACCCCGGCACCGAAGTCACCGACTTCAAGAAGACGCTCGCGACCATCGAGGGCGTGCCGGTCGACCATGTCCTGCCCTGGCCAGGGTCCAGCGACCCGCTCTCGCGCATCGTCGTCGCCTTCTGCTCGCCGCAAAAGGGGCTGGTGACCGCCGATGTCAGCTATGAACAACCCTGGGGCACGGCGGAATGGGCCGGCGCCAAGGTGACGAAGGTGCCGCTGACGCCCGATTATCGCCACGACGTGAAGGCGATGCTGGCCGCCAATCCGGACGCCGGCCTCTATTATATCTGCTCGCCCAACAACCCCACCGGCACGCTGACGCCGGTGGCCGACATCGAATGGCTGGTCGCCAACAAGCCGGCCGGATCGATCGTCCTGGTGGACGAAGCCTATCTCCATTTCTCGCACGGCCAGTCGGCCGCGCCGCTGGTTGCGCAGGGCAAGGATGTGATCGTGCTGCGCACCTTCTCCAAGCTGTTCGGCATGGCCGGCATGCGGCTGGGCGCCACCATCGCGCGACCGGACCTGCATGGCAGGATGATGCGCTATGACGGCAAGCGCATGTCGACCAACCTGCCCCTGCCCTCGGTCGTGTGCGGCACCGTGGCGCTGACGCAGAAGGCGCTGATCGAGCAGCGCCGGGCCGAGATGATTGCGGCGCGCGACTTCACCTTCGCCCATCTCACCAAGCGCGGGGTCAAGTTCATCCCGTCGGACGCCAACATGTTCATGGTCGACTGGGGCAAGCCGGCCGCTGGCGTGCAGGCCCAGTTCCTGGCGGCGGGTGTCGGCATCGGCCGCAACTGGGCGCCCTGGCCCACCATGTCGCGCGTCACCGTCGGCTCCATGGCCGACATGCAGGCCTTCTGCGCTGCGCTCGACAAGATCATGGTCTGA
- a CDS encoding CarD family transcriptional regulator, with product MAAKALSFDVGDYVVYPKHGVGRVIELQKEQIAGMELELYVLRFEKERMTLRVPTNKAEGVGMRKLSSNKTLEESMETLKGKPKVKRTMWSRRAQEYEAKINSGDLVSIAEVTRDLFRADDQPEQSYSERQIFEAASSRLARELAAMEETDEPTALQKILRILNEAAPKYAKVEG from the coding sequence ATGGCTGCCAAGGCGCTGTCCTTTGACGTTGGTGATTATGTCGTTTACCCCAAGCACGGCGTGGGCCGTGTGATCGAACTCCAAAAGGAGCAGATCGCGGGCATGGAACTGGAGCTGTATGTGCTCCGTTTCGAAAAGGAGCGCATGACGCTGCGCGTTCCCACCAACAAGGCCGAAGGCGTCGGCATGCGCAAGCTGTCCTCCAACAAGACGCTGGAGGAGTCGATGGAAACCCTGAAGGGCAAGCCCAAGGTCAAGCGCACCATGTGGTCGCGCCGCGCCCAGGAATATGAAGCGAAGATCAATTCGGGCGACCTGGTGTCGATCGCCGAAGTGACCCGCGACCTGTTCCGTGCCGACGACCAGCCCGAGCAGAGCTATTCCGAACGCCAGATCTTCGAGGCCGCTTCCAGCCGCCTCGCCCGCGAACTCGCCGCGATGGAAGAGACCGACGAGCCCACTGCGCTGCAGAAGATCCTGCGCATCCTCAATGAGGCCGCGCCGAAATATGCCAAGGTCGAAGGCTGA
- the fdxA gene encoding ferredoxin FdxA, whose protein sequence is MTYVVTDNCIRCKYMDCVEVCPVDCFYEGENMLVINPNECIDCGVCEPECPAEAILPDTENGLEKWLELNTKYSAEWPNITVKGEAPADADAMSGVENKLEQFFSPEPGEGS, encoded by the coding sequence ATGACCTATGTCGTGACCGACAACTGCATCCGCTGCAAATATATGGATTGCGTCGAGGTCTGCCCCGTGGACTGTTTCTACGAGGGCGAGAACATGCTGGTCATCAATCCCAATGAGTGCATCGACTGCGGCGTGTGCGAACCGGAATGCCCGGCCGAGGCGATCCTGCCCGACACCGAGAACGGCCTTGAGAAGTGGCTGGAACTCAACACCAAATATTCGGCCGAATGGCCCAACATCACGGTCAAGGGCGAGGCCCCGGCTGACGCCGACGCGATGAGCGGCGTAGAGAACAAGCTGGAACAGTTCTTCTCGCCCGAACCCGGCGAGGGCAGCTGA
- a CDS encoding OmpA family protein: MRISHRIMMAAGLAAMLTTTACTTDPETGQKRMSKAAIGGIGGALGGYLLGDLVGGRHDRTEKILGAGIGAIAGAGIGSYMDEQERKLRQQTAGSGVDVIRQGDDLLLRMPSGITFAFNDASVQPQFRPTLDEVSSILSQYPKTYIDVYGHTDSDGSDAYNQTLSERRAQSVAGYLTSHGVQSARIATRGFGETQPIASNATEEGKAANRRVEIKISPVTESDVRS, from the coding sequence ATGAGGATTTCGCACCGGATCATGATGGCGGCCGGCCTGGCCGCGATGCTGACCACCACCGCCTGCACCACCGACCCGGAAACCGGGCAGAAGCGCATGTCGAAGGCGGCGATCGGCGGCATCGGCGGCGCACTGGGCGGTTATCTGCTGGGCGATCTGGTCGGCGGCCGGCATGACCGCACCGAAAAGATCCTGGGCGCCGGCATCGGCGCGATCGCGGGCGCCGGCATCGGCTCCTATATGGACGAACAGGAACGCAAGCTGCGCCAGCAGACCGCCGGCAGCGGCGTCGACGTGATCCGCCAGGGCGACGACCTGCTGCTGCGCATGCCCTCGGGCATCACCTTCGCGTTCAACGACGCCAGCGTCCAGCCGCAGTTCCGCCCCACGCTGGACGAGGTATCCTCGATCCTGTCGCAATATCCCAAGACCTATATCGACGTATATGGTCACACCGACAGCGACGGGTCGGATGCCTATAATCAGACGCTGTCGGAACGCCGCGCCCAGTCGGTCGCCGGCTATCTGACCAGCCATGGTGTCCAGTCGGCCCGCATCGCCACCCGCGGCTTTGGCGAAACCCAGCCGATCGCGTCGAATGCGACCGAGGAAGGCAAGGCCGCCAACCGCCGCGTCGAAATCAAGATCTCGCCCGTCACCGAATCCGACGTGCGCAGTTGA